A genomic region of Tamandua tetradactyla isolate mTamTet1 chromosome 2, mTamTet1.pri, whole genome shotgun sequence contains the following coding sequences:
- the LOC143665615 gene encoding spermatogenesis-associated protein 31A3-like: protein MALPLNTPPDDNSWLAAPVPEISDLDSSGHPISALSWWQTAAKALFSPNSKHHESQQEQLPHQPQEGSLWGGPITRQTEAGSPYFFSPGVEKPLEKEVTKRAEFDIFKENEKDRSFLKPMGPDYQLNSLENMIKSLGDQQDITVPQPFWNTKDKPDQRFRPEQVSYHTIWQDHLKQKYNQLFWGLPSLHSESLVATAWVSGSSYPLQSSSFLFNRIPNSCPVQMQIKGSALLSRRSHSEFQSQHLIPNMPQSQAPFLSQRHSQPPSVAHVQTQAHLQSSLLLPSSTSQIRASGLSCSTSQNETRDISATESQQLEWPLLQKQLESRRTLSSLSKRSQETFSSLTYNLSQESCASWAKRSVSTISENALLSPSLRTQLEQHLQQRLTQHPCGLPQRIQQSLGLMQPQGKLPGTFPAKDNYRPSWATVFAGQGSKDVKKMGFRHPESTHVGGPGKFQLGKDPGKGLWQNQGSFPINNSSRGAESTSVEVLMKEPEKKFKSVLMRHLENFFPRLSDQKHRESALRDHLDSKLGHINEGNIPLRVRCSRLAASHTFSWSATHVEARNLTSLKYQKCHVNTSQELSFLTPGTQQALEAHSKRFWVKHKWDIPLKALKPIKLLKLKKAQASPLQQFAFPTSAIHESCVMTAKVGKPLREELQKEKVVTTKSPSTLESPLPALIPASEEVQRGLIEAPPGHDQQLSEVPLMEQDGRQPPQPLTPSLVSRAGHSETVLETQRGSPKPTPSQVLVENRQREESGSQAPGATCPGVTMLETVIGSQHFRAEDSREATMAEGSPALQPQHGDNSRTSEQADSLVVRVDLSGLGSPGTSKVSTHPRTSAVQVPDQPCPKVQAVNELEIKMKVKPGNELPDGLTDTLLATGILASQVPQGHPQSMTSGNRPVPHSLDDMMVDAGRSLCQQNPRVPQLQVPLKSQGEMLASTEKGDCRRSKLREKDEESARFGTSQARRMHQLAQVRGVVDTVGSKYLHILPEKGQTTPESHFKKRLKHLLQWIFPNKKGKGQESKPSSASAQSQRHRSIFTDNGAAEAQELTAVGEMLEKKKSLHTVELCQHKQKAQIRAEESSCYLLPNDPFHPEQRRVRCFPNCSYHTTPEGQSSPNRDRQVSEQHYLKTVRFNDDCQGLRQTPPSQVDPHHHLSWVPGALTCTRHCPWHCRWEGIFSAPPESASPGSSSSKTSL from the coding sequence ATGGCACTCCCACTGAACACACCTCCAGATGACAACTCTTGGTTAGCTGCTCCTGTCCCAGAAATCTCGGACCTTGATAGCTCAGGCCATCCCATTTCAGCACTCTCCTGGTGGCAGACAGCTGCCAAAGCCTTGTTCTCCCCCAACTCAAAACACCATGAGTCCCAGCAAGAGCAACTTCCCCACCAACCACAAGAGGGCTCTTTGTGGGGAGGCCCCATAACAAGGCAAACAGAGGCTGGTAGTCCCTATTTCTTCAGTCCTGGTGTTGAGAAGCCCctggagaaagaagtcacaaaGAGAGCTGAGTTTGATATTTTCAAGGAGAATGAAAAGGATAGATCATTTCTAAAGCCAATGGGCCCAGACTACCAACTGAATTCTCTGGAGAATATGATAAAATCACTTGGAGACCAACAGGACATCACAGTCCCCCAGCCCTTCTGGAACACCAAAGATAAACCAGACCAGCGTTTCCGTCCTGAGCAAGTCTCATATCATACAATCTGGCAGGACCATTTGAAACAGAAATATAACCAGCTATTTTGGGGTCTTCCTTCTCTGCACAGTGAATCCCTGGTGGCTACAGCCTGGGTTTCTGGAAGCTCTTACCCACTGCAgtcttcctctttcttattcaATAGAATCCCGAATTCCTGCCCAGTTCAAATGCAGATCAAAGGATCGGCACTGCTTTCTCGTAGGTCCCATTCAGAGTTCCAGTCCCAACACTTGATTCCAAACATGCCCCAATCCCAGGCCCCATTTCTGTCCCAAAGGCATTCTCAGCCCCCATCTGTGGCTCATGTCCAGACCCAGGCCCATCTCCAATCCTCTCTCCTACTACCTTCTTCTACATCCCAGATTAGGGCCTCTGGACTATCTTGCTCTACATCTCAGAATGAGACACGAGATATTTCCGCAACTGAAAGTCAACAATTAGAATGGCCCTTATTGCAGAAGCAACTAGAAAGTAGAAGAACTTTATCCTCTCTCTCCAAAAGATCTCAGGAAACCTTCAGTTCTCTCACTTATAACCTTTCTCAGGAAAGCTGTGCCTCCTGGGCCAAAAGGTCAGTATCCACCATTTCTGAGAATGCTCTACTCAGCCCTTCTCTCCGGACGCAACTGGAACAACACCTTCAACAAAGGCTCACTCAACACCCCTGCGGCCTGCCCCAAAGGATCCAACAGTCTTTAGGACTGATGCAGCCTCAGGGCAAATTACCAGGCACATTTCCAGCAAAGGACAATTATAGACCCTCATGGGCTACTGTGTTTGCAGGTCAAGGCAGCAAGGATGTTAAAAAGATGGGATTCAGGCACCCAGAAAGCACTCATGTGGGGGGCCCAGGAAAGTTCCAGCTAGGGAAGGACCCGGGGAAGGGTCTGTGGCAAAATCAGGGAAGTTTCCCAATAAATAATTCAAGCAGGGGGGCAGAAAGCACCTCAGTGGAGGTTCTGATGAAAGAACCtgagaaaaagtttaaaagtgtCTTGATGAGACACTTGGAAAATTTCTTTCCAAGGCTCTCAGACCAGAAACATCGAGAAAGTGCCCTGAGAGACCATTTGGACTCAAAGTTGGGGCACATTAATGAAGGTAATATTCCCTTGAGAGTGCGATGCTCCAGGCTTGCTGCCAGCCACACCTTTTCCTGGTCTGCCACTCACGTGGAAGCCAGAAATTTAACCTCCTTAAAGTATCAGAAATGTCATGTGAACACATCCCAGGAGCTTTCCTTTCTCACTCCGGGCACACAACAGGCACTAGAAGCACATAGCAAAAGGTTTTGGGTGAAGCACAAGTGGGACATACCCCTCAAGGCTCTCAAGCCCATAAAACTCTTAAAGTTGAAAAAGGCCCAAGCCTCACCCCTTCAGCAGTTTGCCTTTCCCACATCAGCCATTCATGAATCTTGTGTTATGACAGCCAAGGTTGGCAAGCCTCTGAGAGAAgaactccagaaagagaaagtagTAACAACAAAGTCACCTTCCACCCTGGAGAGCCCTCTCCCTGCCCTCATCCCTGCATCTGAGGAAGTCCAGAGGGGCCTGATAGAGGCCCCACCTGGACATGACCAGCAACTCTCAGAGGTCCCTCTCATGGAACAAGACGGTAGGCAGCCTCCTcagcccctcacccccagccTTGTGAGCAGAGCTGGGCACAGCGAGACTGTCCTGGAGACCCAGAGAGGCAGTCCAAAGCCGACACCAAGTCAGGTCTTGGTAGAGAACAGGCAGAGGGAGGAGAGTGGGAGTCAGGCTCCAGGCGCCACATGCCCTGGTGTCACAATGTTGGAGACAGTCATAGGATCCCAACATTTTAGGGCCGAAGACAGCAGGGAGGCCACCATGGCTGAGGGGTCCCCTGCGCTTCAACCCCAACATGGTGACAACTCGAGAACCAGTGAGCAGGCAGACTCCCTTGTCGTAAGGGTGGATCTGAGTGGTTTAGGGTCTCCAGGGACAAGTAAAGTCTCCACACACCCTAGAACATCTGCTGTCCAGGTTCCAGACCAACCATGCCCCAAAGTACAAGCTGTTAATGAGCTTGAGATCAAAATGAAAGTCAAGCCAGGGAATGAGCTTCCAGATGGCCTCACTGATACACTCCTTGCCACAGGCATCTTGGCTTCTCAAGTGCCCCAGGGCCATCCCCAGAGCATGACCAGTGGGAACAGGCCAGTACCCCACTCACTAGATGACATGATGGTGGACGCAGGGCGCAGTCTGTGCCAGCAGAACCCCAGGGTCCCACAGCTACAGGTGCCACTGAAGAGCCAAGGTGAGATGCTTGCCTCCACTGAGAAAGGGGACTGTAGGAGGTCCAAACTCAGGGAAAAGGATGAAGAGTCTGCAAGATTTGGGACCTCCCAAGCCAGAAGGATGCACCAACTTGCCCAAGTCAGAGGAGTAGTAGACACCGTTGGGAGCAAGTACCTCCACATTCTGCCAGAGAAGGGACAGACTACTCCAGAAAGCCACTTCAAAAAACGTTTGAAGCACTTACTGCAGTGGATTTTCCCCAACAAAAAAGGCAAAGGGCAGGAAAGTAAGCCATCATCAGCTTCTGCCCAGAGCCAACGACACAGATCCATCTTTACGGACAATGGGGCTGCGGAAGCTCAAGAGCTGACAGCTGTTGGAGAGAtgctagagaaaaaaaagtcacttcATACTGTGGAGTTATGTCAGCACAAACAGAAAGCTCAGATCCGGGCTGAGGAGTCTTCCTGTTACCTCTTACCCAATGATCCCTTCCACCCAGAGCAAAGAAGAGTGAGGTGTTTTCCAAACTGCAGTTACCACACCACCCCTGAAGGCCAGAGTTCCCCTAATAGGGATAGGCAGGTCAGTGAACAACATTACTTGAAAACTGTAAGATTCAATGATGACTGCCAGGGCCTGAGGCAGACCCCACCTTCCCAAGTGGATCCCCATCACCACTTGTCATGGGTACCAGGTGCCCTAACCTGCACTCGCCACTGCCCATGGCATTGTCGTTGGGAGGGTATCTTTTCTGCTCCACCAGAAAGTGCTTCTCCAGGCTCTTCTAGTAGCAAAACATCTCTctaa